A window of Rhinolophus ferrumequinum isolate MPI-CBG mRhiFer1 chromosome X, mRhiFer1_v1.p, whole genome shotgun sequence contains these coding sequences:
- the NKRF gene encoding NF-kappa-B-repressing factor isoform X3 — protein sequence MYSPRLMEKILQMAEGIDIGEMPSYDLILSKPSKGQKRHLSTCDGQNPPKKQAGSKFHARPRFEPVHFVASSSKDERQEDPYGPQTKEVNEQTHFASMPRDIYQDYTQDSFSVQDGNSQYCDSSGFIFTKDQPVTANMYFDSGNPALSSISQQANSQSAPESLPSQTFPESVVAEKQYFIEKLTATIWNNLSNPEMTSGSDKINYTYMLTRCIQACKTNPEYIYAPLKEIPPADIPKNKKLLTDGYACEVRCQNIYLTTGYAGSKNGSRDRATELAVKLLQKRIEVRVVRRKFKHTIGEDLVVCQIGMPSYEFPPALKPPEELVVLAKDASGQPIFNASAKHWTNFVLTENANDAIGILNNSASYNKMSVEYKYEMMPNRTWRCRVFLQDHCLAEGYGTKKTSKHAAADEALKILQKTQPTYPSVKSSQCQTGSSPRGSGKKKDIKDLVVYENSSNPVCTLNDTAQFNRMTVEYVYERMTGLRWKCKVILESEVIAEAVGVKKTVKYEAAGEAVKTLKKTQPTVINNLKKGTIEDVISRNEIQGRSAEEAYKQQIKEDNIGNQLLRKMGWTGGGLGKSGEGIREPISVKEQHKREGLGLDVERVNKIAKRDIEQIIRNYARSESHTDLTFSTELTNDERKQIHQIAQKYGLKSKSHGVGHDRYLVVGRKRRKEDLLDQLKQEGQVGHYELVMPQAN from the exons AT gTACAGCCCACGCTTGATGGAAAAAATTCTCCAAATGGCTGAAGGTATTGATATTGGGGAGATGCCTTCATATGATCTGATACTGTCCAAACCTTCCAAAGGTCAAAAACGTCACCTCTCAACATGTGATG GTCAAAATCCTCCTAAAAAGCAAGCCGGTTCCAAATTCCATGCGAGACCTCGTTTTGAGCCTGTACATTTTGTAGCTAGTAGTTCAAAAGATGAAAGACAGGAAGATCCTTATGGCCCTCAAACAAAAGaggtaaatgaacaaacacatttTGCCAGCATGCCAAGAGATATCTACCAAGATTATACTCAAGACTCTTTCAGTGTACAAGATGGGAATTCTCAGTATTGTGATTCATCAGgatttattttcacaaaagaCCAGCCTGTAACAGCCAACATGTACTTTGACAGTGGGAACCCTGCCCTAAGCAGCATATCACAGCAGGCAAACTCTCAGTCAGCTCCTGAGTCTCTACCATCACAGACATTTCCTGAGTCAGTGGTAGCTGAGAAGcagtattttattgaaaaattaacagCAACTATCTGGAACAACCTTTCTAATCCAGAGATGACTTCCGGATCTGATAAAATTAATTATACATACATGTTAACTCGTTGTATTCAGGCATGTAAGACAAATCCTGAGTATATATATGCTCCTTTGAAAGAAATTCCTCCTGCTGACAtccccaaaaataaaaaacttctaaCTGATGGTTACGCTTGTGAAGTTAGATGCCAAAATATCTACTTAACTACAGGTTATGCTGGCAGCAAGAATGGGTCCAGGGATCGAGCTACTGAGCTGGCTGTAAAACTCTTGCAGAAACGTATTGAAGTTAGGGTTGTCCGACGGAAATTCAAGCACACAATTGGAGAGGACCTTGTGGTGTGTCAAATTGGCATGCCTTCGTATGAATTTCCTCCAGCTCTGAAACCACCAGAAGAGCTGGTGGTACTGGCTAAAGATGCTTCTGGGCAGCCAATTTTTAATGCTTCTGCCAAGCACTGGACTAATTTCGTGCTTACAGAAAATGCAAACGATGCAATTGGTATCCTTAACAATTCTGCCTCATACAACAAAATGTCAGTTGAATACAAATATGAGATGATGCCAAATCGCACATGGCGTTGTCGAGTGTTTTTGCAAGATCATTGCTTAGCTGAAGGTTATGGAAcgaaaaaaacaagtaaacatgCAGCTGCTGATGAGGCTTTGAAAATCCTTCAAAAAACACAACCCACTTACCCATCTGTCAAAAGTTCACAATGCCAAACAGGCTCTTCACCCAGGGGatctggcaaaaaaaaagatataaaggatCTTGTAGTTTACGAAAATTCTTCAAATCCTGTGTGCACGCTCAATGACACAGCTCAGTTTAACCGAATGACAGTTGAATACGTCTATGAAAGAATGACAGGCCTCCGATGGAAATGCAAGGTGATTCTAGAGAGTGAAGTAATTGCAGAAGCAGTTGGGGTGAAGAAAACTGTCAAATATGAAGCTGCTGGGGAAGCTGTGAAAACCCTCAAAAAGACCCAGCCCACTGTCATTAACAACTTGAAGAAAGGAACTATTGAAGATGTGATTTCAAGAAATGAAATTCAGGGTCGCTCAGCAGAGGAGGCTTACAAACAACAAATCaaagaagataacataggaaatCAGCTGCTGAGAAAGATGGGTTGGACGGGTGGTGGTTTAGGTAAATCTGGCGAGGGCATTCGGGAGCCAATCTCTGTCAAAGAGCAGCATAAGCGGGAAGGGCTTGGTCTTGATGTAGAGAGGGTAAATAAAATTGCCAAGAGAGACATCGAACAGATCATCAGAAACTATGCCCGCTCTGAGAGCCACACGGATTTGACTTTCTCTACAGAGCTGACCAATGACGAGCGGAAGCAAATACATCAGATTGCCCAGAAGTATGGGCTTAAGAGTAAGTCTCATGGGGTAGGCCATGATAGGTACCTGGTGGTAGGTAGAAAAAGACGGAAGGAAGACCTACTAGATCAGCTCAAACAGGAAGGCCAAGTGGGGCATTACGAGCTTGTGATGCCTCAAGCAAATTGA
- the NKRF gene encoding NF-kappa-B-repressing factor isoform X1 encodes MAGGRLLLGGDFLSPPPLPPLPPPPLPPLPPPPPEPVLEQWRYSHESDWQWALRRSFICRHLHSYPGAALDQLLALSAAWTNHVFLGCRYSPRLMEKILQMAEGIDIGEMPSYDLILSKPSKGQKRHLSTCDGQNPPKKQAGSKFHARPRFEPVHFVASSSKDERQEDPYGPQTKEVNEQTHFASMPRDIYQDYTQDSFSVQDGNSQYCDSSGFIFTKDQPVTANMYFDSGNPALSSISQQANSQSAPESLPSQTFPESVVAEKQYFIEKLTATIWNNLSNPEMTSGSDKINYTYMLTRCIQACKTNPEYIYAPLKEIPPADIPKNKKLLTDGYACEVRCQNIYLTTGYAGSKNGSRDRATELAVKLLQKRIEVRVVRRKFKHTIGEDLVVCQIGMPSYEFPPALKPPEELVVLAKDASGQPIFNASAKHWTNFVLTENANDAIGILNNSASYNKMSVEYKYEMMPNRTWRCRVFLQDHCLAEGYGTKKTSKHAAADEALKILQKTQPTYPSVKSSQCQTGSSPRGSGKKKDIKDLVVYENSSNPVCTLNDTAQFNRMTVEYVYERMTGLRWKCKVILESEVIAEAVGVKKTVKYEAAGEAVKTLKKTQPTVINNLKKGTIEDVISRNEIQGRSAEEAYKQQIKEDNIGNQLLRKMGWTGGGLGKSGEGIREPISVKEQHKREGLGLDVERVNKIAKRDIEQIIRNYARSESHTDLTFSTELTNDERKQIHQIAQKYGLKSKSHGVGHDRYLVVGRKRRKEDLLDQLKQEGQVGHYELVMPQAN; translated from the exons ATGGCTGGCGGACGTCTGCTGTTGGGGGGCGACTTCCTGTCGCCTCCGCCGCTGCCCcccctcccgccgccgccgctgccgccccTCCCGCCGCCCCCGCCCGAGCCAGTGCTGGAGCAGTGGCGCTATAGCCACGAAAGTGACTGGCAGTGGGCTCTGCGACGCAGTTTCATCTGTCGCCACCTGCACAGCTATCCCGGGGCTGCCCTCGACCAGCTCCTCGCGCTCTCCGCGGCTTGGACCAACCACGTTTTCCTGGGCTGCAG gTACAGCCCACGCTTGATGGAAAAAATTCTCCAAATGGCTGAAGGTATTGATATTGGGGAGATGCCTTCATATGATCTGATACTGTCCAAACCTTCCAAAGGTCAAAAACGTCACCTCTCAACATGTGATG GTCAAAATCCTCCTAAAAAGCAAGCCGGTTCCAAATTCCATGCGAGACCTCGTTTTGAGCCTGTACATTTTGTAGCTAGTAGTTCAAAAGATGAAAGACAGGAAGATCCTTATGGCCCTCAAACAAAAGaggtaaatgaacaaacacatttTGCCAGCATGCCAAGAGATATCTACCAAGATTATACTCAAGACTCTTTCAGTGTACAAGATGGGAATTCTCAGTATTGTGATTCATCAGgatttattttcacaaaagaCCAGCCTGTAACAGCCAACATGTACTTTGACAGTGGGAACCCTGCCCTAAGCAGCATATCACAGCAGGCAAACTCTCAGTCAGCTCCTGAGTCTCTACCATCACAGACATTTCCTGAGTCAGTGGTAGCTGAGAAGcagtattttattgaaaaattaacagCAACTATCTGGAACAACCTTTCTAATCCAGAGATGACTTCCGGATCTGATAAAATTAATTATACATACATGTTAACTCGTTGTATTCAGGCATGTAAGACAAATCCTGAGTATATATATGCTCCTTTGAAAGAAATTCCTCCTGCTGACAtccccaaaaataaaaaacttctaaCTGATGGTTACGCTTGTGAAGTTAGATGCCAAAATATCTACTTAACTACAGGTTATGCTGGCAGCAAGAATGGGTCCAGGGATCGAGCTACTGAGCTGGCTGTAAAACTCTTGCAGAAACGTATTGAAGTTAGGGTTGTCCGACGGAAATTCAAGCACACAATTGGAGAGGACCTTGTGGTGTGTCAAATTGGCATGCCTTCGTATGAATTTCCTCCAGCTCTGAAACCACCAGAAGAGCTGGTGGTACTGGCTAAAGATGCTTCTGGGCAGCCAATTTTTAATGCTTCTGCCAAGCACTGGACTAATTTCGTGCTTACAGAAAATGCAAACGATGCAATTGGTATCCTTAACAATTCTGCCTCATACAACAAAATGTCAGTTGAATACAAATATGAGATGATGCCAAATCGCACATGGCGTTGTCGAGTGTTTTTGCAAGATCATTGCTTAGCTGAAGGTTATGGAAcgaaaaaaacaagtaaacatgCAGCTGCTGATGAGGCTTTGAAAATCCTTCAAAAAACACAACCCACTTACCCATCTGTCAAAAGTTCACAATGCCAAACAGGCTCTTCACCCAGGGGatctggcaaaaaaaaagatataaaggatCTTGTAGTTTACGAAAATTCTTCAAATCCTGTGTGCACGCTCAATGACACAGCTCAGTTTAACCGAATGACAGTTGAATACGTCTATGAAAGAATGACAGGCCTCCGATGGAAATGCAAGGTGATTCTAGAGAGTGAAGTAATTGCAGAAGCAGTTGGGGTGAAGAAAACTGTCAAATATGAAGCTGCTGGGGAAGCTGTGAAAACCCTCAAAAAGACCCAGCCCACTGTCATTAACAACTTGAAGAAAGGAACTATTGAAGATGTGATTTCAAGAAATGAAATTCAGGGTCGCTCAGCAGAGGAGGCTTACAAACAACAAATCaaagaagataacataggaaatCAGCTGCTGAGAAAGATGGGTTGGACGGGTGGTGGTTTAGGTAAATCTGGCGAGGGCATTCGGGAGCCAATCTCTGTCAAAGAGCAGCATAAGCGGGAAGGGCTTGGTCTTGATGTAGAGAGGGTAAATAAAATTGCCAAGAGAGACATCGAACAGATCATCAGAAACTATGCCCGCTCTGAGAGCCACACGGATTTGACTTTCTCTACAGAGCTGACCAATGACGAGCGGAAGCAAATACATCAGATTGCCCAGAAGTATGGGCTTAAGAGTAAGTCTCATGGGGTAGGCCATGATAGGTACCTGGTGGTAGGTAGAAAAAGACGGAAGGAAGACCTACTAGATCAGCTCAAACAGGAAGGCCAAGTGGGGCATTACGAGCTTGTGATGCCTCAAGCAAATTGA
- the NKRF gene encoding NF-kappa-B-repressing factor isoform X2, producing the protein MHIPVIPSPQSRYSPRLMEKILQMAEGIDIGEMPSYDLILSKPSKGQKRHLSTCDGQNPPKKQAGSKFHARPRFEPVHFVASSSKDERQEDPYGPQTKEVNEQTHFASMPRDIYQDYTQDSFSVQDGNSQYCDSSGFIFTKDQPVTANMYFDSGNPALSSISQQANSQSAPESLPSQTFPESVVAEKQYFIEKLTATIWNNLSNPEMTSGSDKINYTYMLTRCIQACKTNPEYIYAPLKEIPPADIPKNKKLLTDGYACEVRCQNIYLTTGYAGSKNGSRDRATELAVKLLQKRIEVRVVRRKFKHTIGEDLVVCQIGMPSYEFPPALKPPEELVVLAKDASGQPIFNASAKHWTNFVLTENANDAIGILNNSASYNKMSVEYKYEMMPNRTWRCRVFLQDHCLAEGYGTKKTSKHAAADEALKILQKTQPTYPSVKSSQCQTGSSPRGSGKKKDIKDLVVYENSSNPVCTLNDTAQFNRMTVEYVYERMTGLRWKCKVILESEVIAEAVGVKKTVKYEAAGEAVKTLKKTQPTVINNLKKGTIEDVISRNEIQGRSAEEAYKQQIKEDNIGNQLLRKMGWTGGGLGKSGEGIREPISVKEQHKREGLGLDVERVNKIAKRDIEQIIRNYARSESHTDLTFSTELTNDERKQIHQIAQKYGLKSKSHGVGHDRYLVVGRKRRKEDLLDQLKQEGQVGHYELVMPQAN; encoded by the exons atgcatatACCTGTGATACCATcgccacaatcaag gTACAGCCCACGCTTGATGGAAAAAATTCTCCAAATGGCTGAAGGTATTGATATTGGGGAGATGCCTTCATATGATCTGATACTGTCCAAACCTTCCAAAGGTCAAAAACGTCACCTCTCAACATGTGATG GTCAAAATCCTCCTAAAAAGCAAGCCGGTTCCAAATTCCATGCGAGACCTCGTTTTGAGCCTGTACATTTTGTAGCTAGTAGTTCAAAAGATGAAAGACAGGAAGATCCTTATGGCCCTCAAACAAAAGaggtaaatgaacaaacacatttTGCCAGCATGCCAAGAGATATCTACCAAGATTATACTCAAGACTCTTTCAGTGTACAAGATGGGAATTCTCAGTATTGTGATTCATCAGgatttattttcacaaaagaCCAGCCTGTAACAGCCAACATGTACTTTGACAGTGGGAACCCTGCCCTAAGCAGCATATCACAGCAGGCAAACTCTCAGTCAGCTCCTGAGTCTCTACCATCACAGACATTTCCTGAGTCAGTGGTAGCTGAGAAGcagtattttattgaaaaattaacagCAACTATCTGGAACAACCTTTCTAATCCAGAGATGACTTCCGGATCTGATAAAATTAATTATACATACATGTTAACTCGTTGTATTCAGGCATGTAAGACAAATCCTGAGTATATATATGCTCCTTTGAAAGAAATTCCTCCTGCTGACAtccccaaaaataaaaaacttctaaCTGATGGTTACGCTTGTGAAGTTAGATGCCAAAATATCTACTTAACTACAGGTTATGCTGGCAGCAAGAATGGGTCCAGGGATCGAGCTACTGAGCTGGCTGTAAAACTCTTGCAGAAACGTATTGAAGTTAGGGTTGTCCGACGGAAATTCAAGCACACAATTGGAGAGGACCTTGTGGTGTGTCAAATTGGCATGCCTTCGTATGAATTTCCTCCAGCTCTGAAACCACCAGAAGAGCTGGTGGTACTGGCTAAAGATGCTTCTGGGCAGCCAATTTTTAATGCTTCTGCCAAGCACTGGACTAATTTCGTGCTTACAGAAAATGCAAACGATGCAATTGGTATCCTTAACAATTCTGCCTCATACAACAAAATGTCAGTTGAATACAAATATGAGATGATGCCAAATCGCACATGGCGTTGTCGAGTGTTTTTGCAAGATCATTGCTTAGCTGAAGGTTATGGAAcgaaaaaaacaagtaaacatgCAGCTGCTGATGAGGCTTTGAAAATCCTTCAAAAAACACAACCCACTTACCCATCTGTCAAAAGTTCACAATGCCAAACAGGCTCTTCACCCAGGGGatctggcaaaaaaaaagatataaaggatCTTGTAGTTTACGAAAATTCTTCAAATCCTGTGTGCACGCTCAATGACACAGCTCAGTTTAACCGAATGACAGTTGAATACGTCTATGAAAGAATGACAGGCCTCCGATGGAAATGCAAGGTGATTCTAGAGAGTGAAGTAATTGCAGAAGCAGTTGGGGTGAAGAAAACTGTCAAATATGAAGCTGCTGGGGAAGCTGTGAAAACCCTCAAAAAGACCCAGCCCACTGTCATTAACAACTTGAAGAAAGGAACTATTGAAGATGTGATTTCAAGAAATGAAATTCAGGGTCGCTCAGCAGAGGAGGCTTACAAACAACAAATCaaagaagataacataggaaatCAGCTGCTGAGAAAGATGGGTTGGACGGGTGGTGGTTTAGGTAAATCTGGCGAGGGCATTCGGGAGCCAATCTCTGTCAAAGAGCAGCATAAGCGGGAAGGGCTTGGTCTTGATGTAGAGAGGGTAAATAAAATTGCCAAGAGAGACATCGAACAGATCATCAGAAACTATGCCCGCTCTGAGAGCCACACGGATTTGACTTTCTCTACAGAGCTGACCAATGACGAGCGGAAGCAAATACATCAGATTGCCCAGAAGTATGGGCTTAAGAGTAAGTCTCATGGGGTAGGCCATGATAGGTACCTGGTGGTAGGTAGAAAAAGACGGAAGGAAGACCTACTAGATCAGCTCAAACAGGAAGGCCAAGTGGGGCATTACGAGCTTGTGATGCCTCAAGCAAATTGA